In one window of Streptomyces roseofulvus DNA:
- the yaaA gene encoding peroxide stress protein YaaA yields the protein MLVLLPPSEGKAPSGSGAPLKPESLSLPGLAAARAAVLDELVELCAADEEKAREVLGLSEGLRGEVAKNTGLRTAGARPAGEIYTGVLYDALGLATLDAAARKRAGASLLVFSGLWGAVKVTDRIPSYRCSMGVKLPGLGALGAHWRGAMASVLPEAAGDGLVLDLRSSAYAAAWKPKGEVAARTATVRVLHAPTRKVVSHFNKATKGRIVRSLLESDAAPGTPEELVEALRDLGYVVETGAKAGALDVLVDEIH from the coding sequence GTGCTCGTGCTGCTGCCGCCCTCCGAAGGCAAGGCGCCCTCCGGGTCCGGGGCGCCGCTCAAGCCGGAGTCGCTGTCGCTGCCGGGGCTCGCGGCGGCGCGGGCGGCGGTCCTCGACGAGCTGGTCGAGCTGTGCGCCGCCGACGAGGAGAAGGCGCGCGAGGTGCTGGGCCTGAGCGAGGGGCTGCGCGGCGAGGTCGCGAAGAACACCGGGCTGCGGACGGCGGGCGCGCGTCCGGCCGGCGAGATCTACACCGGCGTGCTGTACGACGCGCTGGGCCTGGCGACGCTGGACGCGGCGGCCCGGAAGCGCGCGGGGGCCTCGCTGCTGGTCTTCTCCGGGCTGTGGGGCGCGGTGAAGGTGACCGACCGGATCCCGTCGTACCGCTGCTCGATGGGGGTCAAGCTGCCGGGGCTCGGCGCGCTGGGCGCGCACTGGCGGGGGGCGATGGCCTCGGTGCTGCCGGAGGCGGCCGGGGACGGCCTCGTGCTGGACCTGCGCTCGTCGGCGTACGCGGCGGCGTGGAAGCCGAAGGGCGAGGTGGCGGCGCGGACCGCGACGGTACGGGTGCTGCACGCGCCGACCCGGAAGGTGGTCAGCCACTTCAACAAGGCGACCAAGGGCCGGATCGTGCGGAGCCTGCTGGAGTCGGACGCGGCGCCGGGCACGCCGGAGGAGCTGGTGGAGGCGCTGCGGGACCTCGGGTACGTCGTGGAGACGGGCGCGAAGGCGGGGGCGCTCGACGTGCTGGTGGACGAGATCCACTGA
- the eda gene encoding bifunctional 4-hydroxy-2-oxoglutarate aldolase/2-dehydro-3-deoxy-phosphogluconate aldolase, which yields MSSTPGLFALAPHAPVVPVVVIEDAADAVPLARALVAGGLPLIEVTLRTPAALDAVRAVAAEVPEAVVGAGTVVSAAGAADAVRAGARFLVSPGCSGRLLGALRESGVPFLPGVSTASEVLALLEEGVTEMKFFPAEAAGGVPYLRSLAGPLPQARFCPTGGVSAASAPGYLALPNVACVGGSWMLPPDALAARDWRRVEALAREAAGLSRR from the coding sequence ATGTCCAGCACCCCCGGCCTGTTCGCGCTCGCCCCGCACGCCCCCGTCGTCCCGGTCGTGGTGATCGAGGACGCCGCCGACGCCGTGCCGCTGGCCCGGGCGCTGGTGGCGGGCGGGCTGCCGCTGATCGAGGTCACGCTGCGCACCCCGGCCGCGCTCGACGCGGTGCGGGCGGTCGCGGCCGAGGTGCCGGAGGCGGTGGTCGGCGCGGGGACGGTGGTCTCGGCGGCCGGGGCGGCGGACGCCGTACGGGCGGGGGCGCGGTTCCTGGTGAGCCCGGGGTGTTCGGGGCGGCTGCTCGGGGCGCTGCGGGAGTCGGGCGTGCCGTTCCTGCCGGGCGTCTCGACCGCCTCCGAGGTGCTGGCCCTGCTGGAGGAGGGCGTCACGGAGATGAAGTTCTTCCCGGCGGAGGCGGCCGGCGGCGTCCCTTATCTGCGGTCCCTGGCGGGTCCGCTGCCGCAGGCCCGGTTCTGCCCGACGGGCGGCGTCTCGGCCGCCTCGGCCCCCGGCTATCTCGCGCTGCCGAACGTCGCCTGCGTGGGCGGCAGCTGGATGCTGCCGCCGGACGCGCTCGCCGCCCGCGACTGGCGGCGGGTGGAGGCGCTGGCGCGGGAGGCGGCGGGGCTCAGCCGTCGGTGA
- a CDS encoding GNAT family N-acetyltransferase, giving the protein MGRWHFTADPAVFRAAAGAHLAADPARNTSVLTLTEKADRLGWWTEPDGRVTGVVAVPRSGLPSLGVTTTEAARALALPDGDQPVELRGETAAVEAYLDAAGRPWTPLLRMRLYRLGALTPPDPAPAGRARHATEADLPLLAEWTTAFVRAIGEEPADDYTGMLTERLTEGRLHVWEAPAGRPASMAAVSRTVEGQARVHLVYTPPADRGRGYAAGVTAAVSGAALAAGAAQVLLFTDLANPTSNALYRRLGYRPVTDHLGVRFTDG; this is encoded by the coding sequence GTGGGCCGCTGGCACTTCACCGCCGACCCCGCCGTCTTCCGGGCCGCCGCCGGCGCCCACCTCGCCGCCGACCCGGCCCGCAACACCTCCGTGCTGACGCTCACGGAGAAGGCGGACCGGCTCGGCTGGTGGACGGAGCCCGACGGCCGGGTGACCGGCGTCGTCGCGGTCCCGCGCTCCGGGCTCCCGTCCCTCGGTGTGACCACCACCGAGGCGGCCCGGGCGCTCGCGCTGCCGGACGGCGACCAGCCGGTGGAGCTGCGCGGCGAGACGGCGGCGGTGGAGGCGTACCTCGACGCCGCCGGCCGCCCCTGGACCCCGCTCCTGCGGATGCGGCTCTACCGGCTGGGCGCGCTCACGCCGCCCGACCCGGCCCCGGCCGGCCGCGCCCGGCATGCGACCGAGGCGGACCTCCCCCTCCTCGCCGAGTGGACCACGGCCTTCGTCCGTGCCATCGGCGAGGAGCCCGCCGACGACTACACCGGCATGCTCACCGAACGCCTCACCGAGGGCCGCCTCCACGTGTGGGAGGCCCCGGCCGGACGGCCGGCGTCGATGGCCGCCGTCTCCCGCACGGTCGAGGGCCAGGCCCGGGTGCACCTCGTCTACACCCCGCCCGCCGACCGCGGCCGGGGGTACGCCGCGGGCGTCACCGCCGCCGTCAGCGGGGCCGCCCTCGCCGCCGGCGCCGCGCAGGTCCTGCTCTTCACCGACCTCGCCAACCCCACCAGCAACGCCCTCTACCGGCGCCTCGGCTACCGCCCGGTGACCGACCACCTCGGGGTGCGCTTCACCGACGGCTGA
- a CDS encoding bifunctional RNase H/acid phosphatase produces MRELVVEADGGSRGNPGPAGYGAVVLDPATGETLAEAAEYIGVATNNVAEYKGLIAGLRAALDLAPDAVVRVRMDSKLVVEQMSGRWKIKHPDMKPLAAEAARAFPADRVRYEWIPRERNKHADRLANEAMDAGARGEQWSPRDTSAAQVAAALPPAGPPGDAAAGAAKARAALAGTNSPAAGSAGAAAATAAPAVGDRSAGRGGTPSGGGWAQPPVPGTASQDPSAAEPAPAPAAPAAVPADAAAGAATGPTAGPDLSTPATFVLLRHGETALTPEKRFSGSGGSDPELSEAGRRQAAAVAEALAARGTIQHIVSSPLVRCRQTAETVAARLGLDVVVDQGLRETDFGAWEGLTFAEVRERHPEDLDAWLASPKAAPTGGGESFAAVARRVAAARDRLAAAHAGRTVLLVSHVTPIKTLVRLALGAPPESLFKMELSAASLSAVAYYADGNASVRLLNDTSHLRR; encoded by the coding sequence ATGCGCGAGCTCGTGGTCGAGGCGGACGGCGGCTCCCGGGGCAATCCCGGCCCCGCCGGCTACGGCGCCGTCGTCCTCGACCCGGCCACGGGCGAGACGCTCGCGGAGGCCGCCGAGTACATCGGCGTCGCCACCAACAACGTCGCCGAGTACAAGGGCCTCATCGCGGGCCTCCGCGCCGCCCTGGACCTGGCGCCCGACGCCGTGGTCCGGGTCAGGATGGACTCCAAGCTCGTCGTCGAGCAGATGTCGGGCCGCTGGAAGATCAAGCACCCCGACATGAAGCCGCTGGCGGCGGAGGCGGCCCGCGCCTTCCCCGCCGACCGGGTCCGCTACGAGTGGATCCCGCGCGAGCGCAACAAGCACGCCGACCGCCTGGCCAACGAGGCCATGGACGCGGGCGCCCGCGGCGAACAGTGGTCCCCCCGCGACACCTCGGCGGCCCAGGTCGCGGCGGCCTTGCCGCCGGCGGGCCCGCCCGGCGACGCCGCAGCGGGCGCCGCCAAGGCCCGAGCGGCCCTCGCCGGCACGAACTCGCCTGCGGCGGGCAGCGCCGGCGCGGCCGCGGCCACCGCCGCCCCCGCTGTGGGCGATCGTTCCGCAGGGCGTGGGGGTACCCCCTCCGGGGGAGGGTGGGCACAGCCCCCGGTGCCGGGCACCGCTTCTCAGGACCCGTCTGCCGCCGAGCCCGCGCCCGCACCGGCCGCGCCCGCCGCCGTACCTGCCGACGCGGCAGCGGGTGCCGCTACGGGCCCCACGGCCGGACCGGACCTCTCCACCCCCGCCACCTTCGTCCTGCTCCGCCACGGCGAGACCGCCCTCACCCCCGAGAAGCGTTTCTCGGGAAGCGGCGGCTCCGACCCCGAGCTGTCCGAGGCCGGGCGCCGCCAGGCCGCCGCCGTCGCCGAGGCGCTCGCCGCCCGCGGCACGATCCAGCACATCGTCAGCTCGCCGCTCGTCCGCTGCCGCCAGACCGCCGAGACCGTCGCCGCCCGCCTCGGACTCGACGTCGTCGTCGACCAGGGGCTGCGCGAGACCGACTTCGGCGCCTGGGAGGGGCTCACCTTCGCCGAGGTCCGCGAGCGCCACCCCGAGGACCTCGACGCCTGGCTCGCCTCCCCGAAGGCCGCCCCGACCGGCGGCGGCGAGAGCTTCGCCGCCGTCGCCCGCCGCGTCGCCGCCGCCCGCGACCGGCTGGCCGCCGCCCACGCGGGCCGTACGGTCCTCCTCGTCAGCCACGTCACGCCCATCAAGACCCTGGTGCGACTGGCGCTCGGCGCCCCGCCGGAGTCCCTGTTCAAGATGGAACTGTCCGCCGCCTCGCTCTCCGCCGTCGCCTACTACGCCGACGGCAACGCCTCCGTGCGCCTCCTCAACGACACCTCGCACCTCAGGCGCTGA
- a CDS encoding zinc ribbon domain-containing protein → MNAAPADQIRLLDVQALDVRLQQLAHKRKALPEHAEIEALTKDLTQLRDLLVAAQTEESDCAREQTKAEQDVDQVRQRAARDQQRLDSGAVSSPKDLESLQREITSLAKRQGDLEEIVLEVMERRESAQERVAELTERVAAVQAKVDDATARRDTAQAGLDEEAAGVAKEREVVAGTVPADLLKLYDKLREQQGGVGAARLYQRKCEGCHIELNITELNEVRAAAKDAVVRCENCRRILVRTAESGL, encoded by the coding sequence CTGAACGCCGCGCCCGCCGACCAGATCCGCCTCCTCGACGTCCAGGCCCTGGACGTCCGCCTCCAGCAGCTCGCCCACAAGCGCAAGGCGCTGCCCGAGCACGCGGAGATCGAGGCGCTGACCAAGGACCTCACCCAGCTGCGCGACCTGCTCGTCGCCGCGCAGACCGAGGAGAGCGACTGCGCCCGCGAGCAGACCAAGGCCGAGCAGGACGTCGACCAGGTCCGCCAGCGCGCCGCCCGCGACCAGCAGCGGCTCGACTCCGGCGCCGTCTCCTCCCCGAAGGACCTGGAGAGCCTCCAGCGCGAGATCACCTCGCTCGCCAAGCGCCAGGGCGACCTGGAGGAGATCGTCCTGGAGGTGATGGAGCGCCGCGAGTCCGCCCAGGAGCGCGTCGCCGAGCTCACCGAGCGCGTCGCCGCCGTCCAGGCCAAGGTGGACGACGCCACCGCCCGCCGCGACACCGCCCAGGCCGGCCTGGACGAGGAGGCCGCCGGCGTCGCCAAGGAGCGCGAGGTCGTCGCCGGCACCGTCCCCGCCGACCTGCTGAAGCTCTACGACAAGCTCCGCGAGCAGCAGGGCGGCGTCGGCGCGGCCCGCCTCTACCAGCGCAAGTGCGAGGGCTGCCACATCGAGCTCAACATCACCGAGCTGAACGAGGTCCGGGCCGCCGCGAAGGACGCGGTCGTCCGCTGCGAGAACTGCCGCCGCATCCTCGTCCGCACGGCGGAGTCCGGCCTGTAA
- a CDS encoding Nif3-like dinuclear metal center hexameric protein yields the protein MPRLSEVIAELDALWPPQRAEQWDAVGTVCGDPDAEVRRVLFAVDPVQEIADEAVALGADLIVTHHPLYLRGTTTVAAGHFKGRVVHTLIKHDIALHVAHTNADTADPGVSDALAGALDLRVTGPLVPENNLGRICELDHPETLAEFAARAAKRLPATAQGIRVAGDPAMTVRRVAVSGGSGDSLFDAVRAAGADAFLTADLRHHPVSEATQAASSSGPLGLVDAAHWATEWPWCEQAAAQLDEISDRHGWDLRVHVSKTVTDPWSSHHTSSGAPN from the coding sequence GTGCCCCGTCTGTCTGAAGTCATCGCCGAACTCGACGCCCTCTGGCCTCCCCAGCGGGCCGAGCAGTGGGACGCCGTCGGCACCGTCTGCGGCGACCCCGACGCCGAGGTGCGCCGCGTCCTCTTCGCCGTCGATCCCGTCCAGGAGATCGCGGACGAGGCCGTCGCCCTCGGCGCCGACCTGATCGTCACCCACCACCCGCTCTACCTGCGCGGGACGACGACGGTCGCGGCGGGCCACTTCAAGGGCCGGGTCGTGCACACCCTGATCAAGCACGACATCGCCCTGCACGTCGCGCACACCAACGCCGACACCGCCGACCCCGGCGTCTCCGACGCCCTCGCCGGCGCCCTCGACCTGCGCGTCACCGGCCCGCTCGTCCCCGAGAACAACCTCGGCCGGATCTGCGAGCTCGACCACCCCGAGACCCTCGCCGAGTTCGCCGCCCGCGCCGCGAAGCGGCTGCCCGCCACCGCGCAGGGCATCCGGGTCGCCGGCGACCCCGCCATGACCGTCCGCCGCGTCGCCGTCAGCGGCGGCTCCGGCGACAGCCTCTTCGACGCCGTGCGGGCCGCCGGGGCGGACGCCTTCCTCACCGCGGACCTGCGCCACCACCCCGTCTCCGAGGCCACCCAGGCCGCGTCCTCCTCGGGCCCGCTGGGCCTCGTCGACGCCGCCCACTGGGCCACCGAGTGGCCCTGGTGCGAACAGGCCGCCGCCCAGCTCGACGAGATCTCCGACCGCCACGGCTGGGACCTCCGCGTCCACGTCTCGAAGACGGTCACCGACCCCTGGTCCTCCCACCACACTTCCTCTGGAGCCCCCAACTGA
- a CDS encoding iron-siderophore ABC transporter substrate-binding protein — protein sequence MSLRRRGTAAAVALAAALSLAACGGGDGSSDASAKKEDTAKKKDVATGGKDFGDAAAKTAAMGTDAKPGQFPRTLTHAMGTTEVEAAPKRVVVLDVGELDNVVSLGVKPVGYAPSEGDDGIPGYLAEDAGSPRSVGTINNLNLEAIANLQPDLILGSQLRAADKYDELSKIAPTVFSIRPGFTWKENYLLNAAALDKTAEAKEKLAAYETKAKQLGTDIGPNKPTVSMVRYLPGKIRLYAKASFIGTILEDAGLPRPKNQQVNDLAVEVSPEKIDQADADWIFTGVYGDAKATKKDAAQGNPLWKNLKAVKGGQAKDVADETWYLGLGVTAANSVLDDLRADLVKK from the coding sequence ATGTCCCTCCGCCGCCGCGGCACCGCCGCCGCCGTCGCCCTCGCCGCCGCGCTCTCCCTCGCGGCCTGCGGAGGGGGCGACGGCTCGTCCGACGCCTCCGCCAAGAAGGAGGACACGGCGAAGAAGAAGGACGTCGCCACCGGCGGCAAGGACTTCGGCGACGCCGCCGCCAAGACCGCCGCCATGGGCACCGACGCCAAGCCGGGCCAGTTCCCCCGCACCCTCACCCACGCCATGGGCACCACCGAGGTCGAGGCCGCCCCGAAGCGCGTCGTCGTCCTCGACGTCGGCGAGCTCGACAACGTCGTCTCCCTCGGCGTCAAGCCCGTCGGCTACGCCCCCTCCGAGGGCGACGACGGCATCCCCGGCTACCTCGCCGAGGACGCCGGCAGCCCCCGGTCCGTCGGCACCATCAACAACCTCAACCTGGAGGCGATCGCCAACCTCCAGCCCGACCTCATCCTCGGCAGCCAGCTCCGCGCCGCCGACAAGTACGACGAGCTGTCGAAGATCGCGCCGACCGTCTTCTCCATCCGCCCGGGCTTCACCTGGAAGGAGAACTACCTCCTCAACGCCGCCGCGCTCGACAAGACCGCCGAGGCGAAGGAGAAGCTCGCCGCGTACGAGACCAAGGCGAAGCAGCTCGGCACGGACATCGGCCCGAACAAGCCGACCGTCTCGATGGTCCGCTACCTCCCCGGCAAGATCCGCCTCTACGCGAAGGCGTCGTTCATCGGCACCATCCTGGAGGACGCCGGCCTGCCCCGCCCGAAGAACCAGCAGGTGAACGACCTCGCCGTCGAGGTCAGCCCGGAGAAGATCGACCAGGCCGACGCCGACTGGATCTTCACCGGCGTCTACGGCGACGCCAAGGCGACCAAGAAGGACGCCGCCCAGGGCAACCCGCTGTGGAAGAACCTCAAGGCCGTCAAGGGCGGCCAGGCCAAGGACGTCGCCGACGAGACCTGGTACCTCGGCCTCGGCGTCACGGCGGCGAACAGCGTCCTGGACGACCTGCGCGCCGACCTCGTGAAGAAGTAG
- a CDS encoding 3-oxoacyl-ACP reductase produces MSLPLEGLSAIVTGAGRGLGRAEALELARLGAAVVVNDYGQPGRDGSGEASATPAEEVAAEITAAGGRAVAHLGDIADFETARGLVDLAVTEFGKLDVLVNNAGILRDRMVFSMSEDEWDSVIRVHLKGHFNTTHFAAVHWRGRAKAGETGVYGRIVNTSSEAFLAGSAGQPNYAAAKGGIVGLTTSTALALARYGVTANAICPRARTRMTEDVFAGFAEPAAADELDPLSPEHVAPLVGYLASPAAARVNGQLLVVHGGMVAVVERPRVAAKFDTAKEVFGFEELDGLLTPYFAERPPNETFAASEVLGLKKG; encoded by the coding sequence ATGTCACTGCCTCTGGAGGGGCTGAGCGCGATCGTCACCGGCGCCGGGCGCGGGCTCGGCCGCGCCGAGGCGCTCGAACTGGCCCGGCTCGGCGCGGCCGTGGTCGTCAACGACTACGGGCAGCCCGGCCGGGACGGCTCCGGGGAGGCGTCGGCCACCCCCGCCGAGGAGGTGGCCGCCGAGATCACCGCGGCCGGCGGCCGGGCCGTCGCCCACCTCGGCGACATCGCCGACTTCGAGACCGCGCGCGGTCTGGTCGACCTCGCCGTGACCGAGTTCGGCAAGCTGGACGTCCTGGTCAACAACGCGGGCATCCTGCGCGACCGGATGGTCTTCTCGATGAGCGAGGACGAGTGGGACTCGGTGATCCGCGTCCACCTCAAGGGCCACTTCAACACCACCCACTTCGCGGCCGTCCACTGGCGCGGGCGCGCGAAGGCGGGGGAGACCGGCGTCTACGGCCGGATCGTCAACACCTCCTCCGAGGCGTTCCTGGCCGGTTCGGCCGGACAGCCCAACTACGCGGCGGCCAAGGGCGGCATCGTCGGCCTCACCACCTCGACCGCGCTCGCCCTGGCCCGGTACGGGGTCACCGCCAACGCGATCTGCCCGCGCGCCCGCACCCGCATGACCGAGGACGTCTTCGCCGGCTTCGCCGAACCGGCCGCCGCGGACGAGCTCGACCCGCTGTCGCCGGAGCACGTGGCCCCCCTCGTCGGCTACCTCGCCTCGCCGGCGGCGGCCAGGGTCAACGGACAGCTGCTCGTCGTCCACGGCGGGATGGTCGCCGTCGTCGAACGGCCCCGGGTGGCGGCCAAGTTCGACACCGCCAAGGAGGTCTTCGGCTTCGAGGAGCTGGACGGGCTGCTCACCCCGTACTTCGCGGAGCGCCCGCCGAACGAGACCTTCGCGGCCTCCGAGGTCCTGGGGCTGAAGAAGGGCTGA
- a CDS encoding Zn-dependent alcohol dehydrogenase: protein MRAAVLHEIGQDKLEVLDDVEAVGFGPGRVRIRVRATGLCHSDVSAMSGVLPQPAPFIPGHEGAGEILDVGDGVTGLAPGQRVLLCWLPACGACAACRRGQTQLCLAGFMNAGTPNFRRPGGDVFGFAGTGTFTEEVVVDAGCAVPIPDDVPFDIAALIGCGVTTGLGAAINTAKVEAGSSVAVIGCGGVGISAIQGARLQGAAQIVAVDPVESRREAALRFGATEAVAPEALGDAKQRITAGEGFDYVFEVVGKSATARTAYETTRRGGTLCVVGAGAMDDHLQLNMFELFFDEKRILPSMYGGGDVLRSYERAIALWRAGRIDLESLITHRVPLAGINEALEQMRTGTSLRTCIEI from the coding sequence ATGCGCGCAGCCGTACTGCACGAGATCGGCCAGGACAAACTGGAGGTCCTCGACGACGTCGAGGCGGTGGGCTTCGGCCCGGGCAGGGTGCGGATCCGGGTGCGGGCCACCGGCCTGTGCCACTCCGACGTCTCCGCCATGAGCGGCGTCCTGCCGCAGCCCGCGCCGTTCATCCCCGGGCACGAGGGCGCCGGCGAGATCCTCGACGTCGGCGACGGCGTCACCGGGCTCGCCCCCGGCCAGCGGGTCCTGCTCTGCTGGCTGCCCGCCTGCGGCGCCTGCGCCGCCTGCCGGCGCGGCCAGACCCAGCTCTGCCTCGCCGGCTTCATGAACGCCGGCACCCCCAACTTCCGGCGCCCCGGCGGCGACGTCTTCGGCTTCGCCGGCACCGGGACCTTCACCGAGGAGGTCGTCGTCGACGCCGGCTGCGCCGTCCCCATCCCGGACGACGTGCCCTTCGACATCGCCGCCCTGATCGGCTGCGGGGTGACCACCGGCCTCGGCGCCGCCATCAACACCGCCAAGGTGGAGGCCGGTTCCTCGGTCGCCGTGATCGGCTGCGGCGGCGTCGGCATCTCCGCCATCCAGGGCGCCCGGCTCCAGGGCGCCGCCCAGATCGTCGCCGTCGACCCCGTCGAGTCCCGCCGCGAGGCCGCGCTCCGCTTCGGCGCCACCGAGGCCGTCGCCCCCGAGGCCCTCGGCGACGCCAAGCAGCGGATCACCGCCGGCGAGGGCTTCGACTACGTCTTCGAGGTCGTCGGCAAGTCCGCCACCGCGCGGACCGCGTACGAGACCACCCGGCGCGGCGGCACCCTCTGCGTGGTCGGCGCCGGCGCCATGGACGACCACCTCCAGCTCAACATGTTCGAGCTGTTCTTCGACGAGAAGCGGATCCTGCCCTCCATGTACGGCGGCGGCGACGTGCTCCGGTCGTACGAGCGGGCCATCGCGCTCTGGCGGGCCGGCCGCATCGACCTGGAGTCGCTGATCACCCACCGGGTCCCGCTGGCGGGCATCAACGAGGCCCTGGAGCAGATGCGGACCGGCACCTCCCTCCGTACCTGCATCGAGATCTGA
- a CDS encoding MaoC/PaaZ C-terminal domain-containing protein has protein sequence MPIDPAKALAAEPRSAEIAWDHKDVQLYHLGLGAGTPATDPAELRYTLESRLHVLPSFATVAGAGMGVVGGLSAPGIDIDLAAVLHGGQSITLHRPLPTGGRAVSTSRVAAVHDKGKAAVLVLRSEAADDEGPLWTSDAQIFVRGEGGWGGDRGPSERLEVPDREPDKTVERPIREEQALLYRLSGDWNPLHADPDFAALAGFDRPILHGLCTYGMTLKAVVDTVLGGDVTRVRAYRTRFAGIVFPGETLRIRMWTGDGRVQVTVTAVERDDAPVLADTLVEHA, from the coding sequence ATGCCCATTGACCCCGCCAAGGCCCTCGCCGCCGAACCCCGCAGCGCCGAGATCGCCTGGGACCACAAGGACGTCCAGCTCTACCACCTCGGGCTCGGCGCCGGCACCCCCGCCACCGACCCGGCCGAGCTGCGCTACACGCTCGAGTCCCGGCTCCACGTGCTGCCCAGCTTCGCCACCGTCGCCGGCGCCGGCATGGGGGTCGTCGGCGGGCTCTCCGCCCCCGGCATCGACATCGACCTCGCCGCCGTCCTGCACGGCGGCCAGTCGATCACCCTGCACCGTCCGCTGCCCACCGGCGGCCGGGCCGTCTCCACCTCCCGCGTCGCCGCCGTCCACGACAAGGGCAAGGCCGCCGTCCTCGTGCTGCGCTCCGAGGCCGCCGACGACGAGGGCCCGCTGTGGACCTCCGACGCCCAGATCTTCGTCCGCGGCGAGGGCGGCTGGGGCGGCGATCGCGGCCCCTCCGAGCGCCTGGAGGTCCCGGACCGCGAGCCCGACAAGACCGTCGAGCGCCCGATCCGCGAGGAGCAGGCCCTCCTCTACCGGCTCTCAGGCGACTGGAACCCGCTCCACGCGGACCCCGACTTCGCCGCCCTGGCCGGCTTCGACCGCCCGATCCTGCACGGCCTCTGTACGTACGGCATGACCCTCAAGGCCGTCGTCGACACGGTGCTGGGCGGCGACGTCACCCGCGTCCGCGCCTACCGCACCCGCTTCGCCGGGATCGTCTTCCCCGGCGAGACCCTGCGCATCCGGATGTGGACCGGGGACGGCCGCGTCCAGGTGACGGTGACGGCCGTGGAGCGCGACGACGCCCCCGTCCTCGCCGACACCCTCGTCGAACACGCCTGA
- a CDS encoding response regulator yields MPREHRPSKSVRVLLAEDPEMTRGALALQLGMEPDIEVVARVGRGDEIVDRALVARPDVALLDIELPGRSGLDAAAELRDEVPDCRVLILTPFARPGALRRAREAGAAGFLVKDGPVEELAEAVRKVLRGETVVDPALAAAARAAEPNPLTAPEREALSATADGATVADLAARLRLPEPAVRDLLASAAGKTGARDRREAARAARRRGWL; encoded by the coding sequence ATGCCGCGGGAACACCGGCCGTCGAAGTCCGTCCGGGTCCTCCTCGCCGAGGACCCGGAGATGACGCGCGGGGCGCTCGCGCTGCAGCTGGGGATGGAGCCGGACATCGAGGTCGTCGCCCGGGTCGGGCGGGGGGACGAGATCGTGGACCGGGCGCTGGTGGCGCGGCCGGACGTGGCGCTGCTCGACATCGAGCTGCCGGGGCGGTCGGGGCTGGACGCGGCGGCGGAGCTGCGGGACGAGGTGCCGGACTGCCGGGTGCTGATCCTGACGCCCTTCGCCCGGCCCGGCGCTCTGCGGCGCGCGAGGGAGGCGGGCGCGGCCGGCTTCCTGGTGAAGGACGGGCCGGTGGAGGAGCTGGCGGAGGCGGTCCGGAAGGTGCTGCGGGGCGAGACCGTCGTCGACCCGGCGCTCGCGGCGGCGGCGCGGGCCGCGGAGCCGAACCCGCTGACGGCGCCCGAGCGGGAGGCCCTCTCGGCGACGGCGGACGGGGCGACGGTCGCGGACCTGGCGGCCCGGCTCCGGCTGCCGGAGCCGGCCGTACGGGACCTCCTGGCGTCGGCGGCCGGCAAGACCGGCGCGCGCGACCGGAGGGAGGCCGCCCGGGCCGCCCGCCGGCGGGGGTGGCTCTAG